One window of the Pyrus communis chromosome 17, drPyrComm1.1, whole genome shotgun sequence genome contains the following:
- the LOC137723046 gene encoding probable proteasome inhibitor, with product MANDKSVMAVIRAARPNFRNNDDKVVFAVHASFLAAGYVLTAAGPPAFSDSVLSSSSMDEVGMEQWNELDGEYAFVYMNPEKGSKKVLVKCLTMNGKLLVDALANGSSQPVHLEIDVGDYVGEDGGSNYSTQFKNLENLVKKLDTEVLSKLYGSGSSTSGSSSNPVSSEKSERSTTEPVSGPSGFHTRPSAPYTDPSGIVYPPVMPYGGSDVLPGPGAGVYPSRGDGSGSMLVGAHDPRWFGGVGDPGFSFDPSRPAGVPPGARFDPYGPPGVPGFEPNRFARNPRRPPGGGTHPDLEHFGSGSDFI from the exons ATGGCGAACGACAAGTCGGTGATGGCAGTAATCAGAGCCGCGAGGCCGAACTTCCGCAACAACGACGACAAGGTCGTTTTCGCCGTTCACGCCTCCTTCCTCGCCGCTGGCTACGTCCTCACCGCCGCTGGTCCCCCCGCCTTCTCCGATTCCGTTCTCTCCTCATCTTCTATGG ATGAAGTGGGCATGGAGCAGTGGAACGAGCTCGACGGCGAGTACGCATTCGTCTATATGAACCCAGAAAAGGGCTCGAAGAAGGTGCTGGTTAAGTGCCTTACGATGAACGGCAAATTGCTTGTGGATGCACTGGCTAATGGGAGCTCTCAGCCCGTCCATCTCGAAATCGA TGTTGGTGATTATGTTGGAGAGGATGGGGGCAGCAATTACTCCACACAGTTCAAGAATTTAGAGAATCTGGTGAAGAAATTGGATACTGAAGTTCTGTCAAAATTATATGGGTCTGGATCTTCCACATCCGGTTCTTCAAGTAACCCTGTAAG CTCAGAAAAGAGTGAGAGATCAACAACTGAGCCTGTTTCTGGACCTTCAGGCTTTCACACTAGACCTTCAGCCCCTTACACTGATCCTTCAGG AATTGTATATCCTCCTGTCATGCCTTATGGTGGTAGTGATGTTCTTCCTGGGCCTGGTGCTGGAGTCTACCCTTCAAG GGGTGATGGTAGTGGAAGCATGCTTGTCG GAGCCCATGACCCTCGTTGGTTTGGTGGCGTTGGAGACCCTGGGTTTAGTTTTGATCCCTCTAGACCTGCAGGTGTTCCACCAGGTGCTCGTTTTGATCCCTACGGGCCCCCAGGTGTTCCAGGTTTTGAGCCTAATCGATTTGCAAG GAATCCACGGAGGCCGCCGGGAGGTGGCACTCATCCAGACCTGGAGCATTTCGGGAGCGGCTCAGATTTCATTTAG